A genomic segment from Papaver somniferum cultivar HN1 unplaced genomic scaffold, ASM357369v1 unplaced-scaffold_3, whole genome shotgun sequence encodes:
- the LOC113341574 gene encoding uncharacterized protein LOC113341574: MIATDGVDDFPWFFIWKPDIPPKINFLVWCAFHGNLNTLDMLQCKGMDVYSSCVLCGDSPESKNHLLLHCKIARKIWSALTPTENWSWVFPESMMALAHTWQNNHLSNSGKVVWGLIPAAIIWIIWTERNCRTFEEHHIFKTDEELCDSAKSLVLTWASAANKRVRLNFSNTLRNWEYVFY; encoded by the coding sequence ATGATTGCAACAGATGGTGTTGATGACTTCCCATGGTTCTTCATTTGGAAACCTGATATTCCACCAAAGATAAACTTTCTAGTTTGGTGTGCATTCCATGGTAATTTGAATACACTTGACATGCTTCAGTGTAAAGGTATGGATGTTTATAGTTCTTGTGTGCTTTGTGGCGATAGTCCAGAGTCTAAAAATCATCTTTTGCTGCATTGCAAAATTGCAAGGAAGATTTGGTCTGCATTAACACCCACTGAGAATTGGTCTTGGGTTTTCCCAGAATCAATGATGGCTTTGGCACATACTTGGCAAAACAATCATCTTTCTAATTCAGGGAAAGTAGTTTGGGGTCTTATACCGGCTGCTATCATTTGGATCATCTGGACGGAAAGGAATTGCCGCACGTTCGAAGAACATCACATTTTCAAGACAGATGAAGAGTTGTGCGACAGTGCAAAATCTCTTGTTCTCACTTGGGCTTCAGCTGCTAACAAGAGGGTTCGTCTGAACTTCTCAAATACTTTGAGAAACTGGGAGTATGTTTTCTACTga